GCCGGATCCCGTCGGGTTGTCGGGGCAGGATGTGCGGCATGAGTGCGACGGATCGTGGTGCCCGGGTGCTTGTCGTCGAGGACGAGGAACCGCTCGCCAAGCTCGTCGCGAGCTACCTGCAGCGGGACCGCTTCGAGGTGGAGCGCACGGGGGACGGCGCCGACGCGCTGGCGCTCGTCCGGCGGTGGGACCCGGACGTCGTCGTGCTGGACCTGGGTCTGCCGGGGATGGACGGGGTGGAGGTGTGCCGGCAGGTCCGCACGTTCTCGGACTGCTACATCATCATGCTCACCGCCCGGGCAGAGGAGGTGGACAAGCTGGTCGGGCTGTCGGTGGGGGCGGACGACTACCTGACGAAGCCGTTCAGCCCCCGCGAGCTGGTCGCCCGTGTGCGGGTGATGCTGCGCCGGCCCCGACGGTCCTCCGGGGAGGGCGAGCGGGAGGTGGCGCTGACGTTCGGGTCGCTCGAGGTCGACGTCGCCGGTCGGGAGGTGCGCCTGGGTGGTGAGCCGGTGGAGCTGACCCGTACACAGTTCGACGTGCTGGCGGCCCTTGCCACGCGCCCGAGGATGGTCTTCTCCCGCGAGCAGCTCATCGAGGCGGTGTGGGGCCCGGGCTGGGTCGGGGACGAGCACCTGGTGGACGTCCACATCGGGCACGTCCGCCGCAAGCTCGGCGACGACCCCGCCGACCCGGTCTTCATCCGCACCGTGCGCGGGGTCGGCTACCGCATGGGGCCGGGCCGGTGAGGATCGCCCGGTGGGGCCTGGCGGCCCGGCTCCTCGCCGCGATCGTCGTGGTCGTCCTGGCGGGGTCGGCGACCGCCTGGGCGGTCGCCTCCGCGATCGGCCCGGCGGTCTTCCACCTCCACATCGAACAGTCCGGTACCTCCGACCCGGGCGTGGTGCGCCACTCCGAGGAGGCGTTCGCCACCGCCTCGGCCTACTCCCTCGGCCTGGCCCTGGCCGCAGCCCTGGCCACCTCCGTGCTGGTCAGCATCTTTCTCACACGGCGGATCGCACACTCGCTGGACCCGGTGCGCCAGGCCGCCGCGAAGGTTGCGGGCGGTGACTACTCCGCCCGCGTGCCCGAGGTCGGGATGGGAACCGAGTTCGACGACCTGGCACGTTCGTTCAACACCATGGCCGAAGACCTGGGCCGCATCGAGCAGACCCGCACCCGCATACTCGGCGACCTCGCCCACGAGATGCGCACCCCCGTGGCGACCCTCGACGGCTACCTCGAGGGCATCCAGGACGGCGTCGTACCGGTCGACGAGGAGACCCTCGCGATGCTGCGCGACCAGGTCTCCCGCCTGGCCCGCCTGGCCCAGGACATCTCCCTCGTCACCACCGCCGAGGAGGGCAGGCTCACGATGCACCGGCAACAGGTGCGTGTCGGTGCCCTCCTGGACGCCGCGCAGGCCCAGGCCGCCGCGCGGTACGCCGTCCGCGGGATCGACCTCGACGTCACCGCGTCGACATTGGTGCGCGAGACGGTGGTCTCGGCGGACGTGGACCGGATGGGCCAGGTGCTGACCAACCTCCTCGACAACGCCCTGCGGCACACCGCCGCGGGCGGACTCGTCGGCATCCACGCCAGCCGGGAAGGCGGGACCGTGCGGATCGAGGTCACCGACGACGGCGAGGGCATCGCCGCCGAGCACCTGCCGCACCTCTTCGAGCGGTTCTACCGGGCCGACACCGCTCGGGACCGCGCGCACGGCGGCTCGGGGATCGGCCTGGCGGTCACCCGGTCGATCGTGCGCTCCCACGGCGGGGAGGTCACCGCCACCAGCGCCGGAAAGGGTCAGGGAGCGGCGTTCACCGTCGAGCTCCCTGCGGCAGACGTGGCGTAGGGGCGGCCTGAGGCCGGTGCCGCTGCCGGCGGGCCGGGAAGATCGCGGAGACCACCCAGACAGCCAGGCCCACGTAGAGCACGCACACCAGGACGAGCACGAGCCACAGCTGTACCGACATGTCGATCTCCTCCCACGGACGGGGACAAGTCTCCAACGGCAACCCCCGGCTACCCCTGCAGGTGGGACAAAGATCCCGGGCCAGTTTGATGAAGGTTTGATGAAGACCGGCCCCCGGGCTGGACCCGGCACCTGCCCCCTTGTTCCACTCCCAGGGCACAGATGTCGCCAAACGTTGGAGCACGTTCCCGTGAAGATCGCTTCCCGTCTTGCCGCCGGTACCGGCGCCCTCGTCCTTTCCCTGACCCTGGCCGCCTGCGGCGGCTCGGAGGAGGCTGCCGAGGCCGGCGCGACCCCCCAGGAGCAGGCCGCGACGGCGACCGCTGGCACGTCCGGCGACGCGGCGGTCGACGAGGCGCACAACGACGCCGACACGACGTTCGCGCAGATGATGATCGTCCATCACGAGGGCGCCATCGAGATGAGCGACCTCGCCGTGGAGAAGGCCGACTCGGAAGAGGTGCGCGCCTTGGCCGAGGACATCTCCGCCGCGCAGGGCCCGGAGATCGAGCAGATGACCTCCTGGCTGGAGGCCTGGGGCGAGGAGACCATGCCGATGGACCACGGCGGCATGGACCACGGCGGCATGGACCACGGCGGCATGGACATGGACGGGATGAGCCAGGAGGAGGCCATGGGCCACCTCGAGGACCAGTCCGGTCCCGACTTCGACCGCCGGTTCCTCGAGCTGATGATCGCCCACCACGAGGGCGCGGTGACCATGGCCGAGGACGAACTCGCCGACGGGGAGAACCCCCAGGCGCTCGAGCTGGCGCAGAAGATCATCGACGACCAGCAGGCCGAGATCGCCCAGATGGAGCAGATGCTGCAGAACCTGTGACGTTCCGGGGACGGCGCGGAGAGACGAGTCCTCGGACCTGCGAACCGCCCGCAGCCCCACGCCTTCACCCCTGACCGCCGGCGGCGCGGCCCCACTCCCCCTGGGGCGCGCCGCCGGCAAACGTATGCCTGTTCACCGGAGGAGAGTTCCTTGTCCGCCTCATCTATGACCGCGCGGGTCGCCCTCGTCCTCGCGCTGAGCACGGTCGTGGCCGCGTGCTCGCAGACCGGCACCACGCCCGACGGGACAGCCGCCGCGGCCGCGGCGAACGACCCGGGCACGGCGTTCGGTCACGTCCACGGTTTGGGTGTGAACCCGGCCGAGGACACCGTCTACGTCGCCACCCATCACGGCCTCTACTCCCTCGACGGTGCCGGCGAGCGGGTCGGCACCTCCCGTGCCGATCTGATGGGGTTCACCGTCGTCGGGGAGGACACCTTCCTGGCGAGCGGACACCCGGCTCCTGACGAGGCTGGGCCGAGCAACCTCGGCCTGATCCGCAGCACCGACGCCGGGCAGACCTGGGAAGAGGTGTCCCTAGGCGGGCAGAGCGACTTCCACGGGCTGACCGCGACCGGGGACCGGGTCTACGGCCTGGACTCGGGCACCGGGACGGTGATGCGCAGCGACGACGGCGGCGAGACGTGGCAGCAGGGCGCGAGCCTGCCCGCCCGGGACCTCGACGTCGACCCGGCCGACCCGGACCGGGTGGTGGCCACCACCGCCGAGGGGCTCGTGGTCAGCACGGACGGTGGCGTCACCTTCGCCCCGGCCGAGCTCCAGCCGCCCCGCCCGCTCGTCGTCGTAGACCACCTCCCCGCCGACGAGGGCGGCCCGACACCCCTGGTCGGCCTCGACACCGCCGGGGTGCTGTGGCGCTTCCCGGGGGCGGCGTGGAGCTCAGCCGGCCCGGAGAACGGCGAACCGCATGCGTTCACCGCGGTGGACGAGGACACCTACCTGGCCGCGTTCGGCACCGACATCGCCCGCACCGACGACGGCGGAAGCACCTGGCTGGTCGTCTCCGGGTCCGCCCGCTGACTCTCACAGCCGGGAGGTGACCTCCTGCAGGAGCTTGGCCGGCTCGAGCCACATGGAGGGGTACTCGCCCTGCCAGCGCTGGACACCGTCGGCGTCGATCAGGACGAACCCGTGCCCGGGCAGGCCCGCGTGCATGCCGGTCCCGAGGACCCCGTAGGCCTCGGAGACCATGCCGTCGTCGATCAGGTAGGGGGTAGTGACGCCGTAGCGGGTCAGGTCGGGCTGGATCTGTTCGGCCGTGTTCATCACGATCGGCAGGACGGTGATGCCCGCCTCGGCGAACCCTGGCTCCTTCTCGATCTCGGCCATCTGCACCGTGCACGAGGCGCACCCGGCGCCCTCGTTGAAGTAGATCACCACGGGGCCGCCACGCAGGTCGGACAGGGTCACCTCATCCCCCGCCGTGGTGGGCAGCGTGAAGTCCGGCGCGAGGTGGTCCTGCTCGCCCGCCTCCGGGCGCGCGGAGAGGAGCCCGGCGGTGACGACGACGACGGCGAGCAGCAGACCGAGCAGCCAGGC
The genomic region above belongs to Georgenia soli and contains:
- a CDS encoding peroxiredoxin family protein, coding for MTSTATKARRQRGAVLAQLAEERRTADAKARRIRIAWLLGLLLAVVVVTAGLLSARPEAGEQDHLAPDFTLPTTAGDEVTLSDLRGGPVVIYFNEGAGCASCTVQMAEIEKEPGFAEAGITVLPIVMNTAEQIQPDLTRYGVTTPYLIDDGMVSEAYGVLGTGMHAGLPGHGFVLIDADGVQRWQGEYPSMWLEPAKLLQEVTSRL
- a CDS encoding response regulator transcription factor, whose protein sequence is MSATDRGARVLVVEDEEPLAKLVASYLQRDRFEVERTGDGADALALVRRWDPDVVVLDLGLPGMDGVEVCRQVRTFSDCYIIMLTARAEEVDKLVGLSVGADDYLTKPFSPRELVARVRVMLRRPRRSSGEGEREVALTFGSLEVDVAGREVRLGGEPVELTRTQFDVLAALATRPRMVFSREQLIEAVWGPGWVGDEHLVDVHIGHVRRKLGDDPADPVFIRTVRGVGYRMGPGR
- a CDS encoding DUF305 domain-containing protein, with the protein product MKIASRLAAGTGALVLSLTLAACGGSEEAAEAGATPQEQAATATAGTSGDAAVDEAHNDADTTFAQMMIVHHEGAIEMSDLAVEKADSEEVRALAEDISAAQGPEIEQMTSWLEAWGEETMPMDHGGMDHGGMDHGGMDMDGMSQEEAMGHLEDQSGPDFDRRFLELMIAHHEGAVTMAEDELADGENPQALELAQKIIDDQQAEIAQMEQMLQNL
- a CDS encoding sensor histidine kinase; amino-acid sequence: MRIARWGLAARLLAAIVVVVLAGSATAWAVASAIGPAVFHLHIEQSGTSDPGVVRHSEEAFATASAYSLGLALAAALATSVLVSIFLTRRIAHSLDPVRQAAAKVAGGDYSARVPEVGMGTEFDDLARSFNTMAEDLGRIEQTRTRILGDLAHEMRTPVATLDGYLEGIQDGVVPVDEETLAMLRDQVSRLARLAQDISLVTTAEEGRLTMHRQQVRVGALLDAAQAQAAARYAVRGIDLDVTASTLVRETVVSADVDRMGQVLTNLLDNALRHTAAGGLVGIHASREGGTVRIEVTDDGEGIAAEHLPHLFERFYRADTARDRAHGGSGIGLAVTRSIVRSHGGEVTATSAGKGQGAAFTVELPAADVA
- a CDS encoding F510_1955 family glycosylhydrolase — protein: MSASSMTARVALVLALSTVVAACSQTGTTPDGTAAAAAANDPGTAFGHVHGLGVNPAEDTVYVATHHGLYSLDGAGERVGTSRADLMGFTVVGEDTFLASGHPAPDEAGPSNLGLIRSTDAGQTWEEVSLGGQSDFHGLTATGDRVYGLDSGTGTVMRSDDGGETWQQGASLPARDLDVDPADPDRVVATTAEGLVVSTDGGVTFAPAELQPPRPLVVVDHLPADEGGPTPLVGLDTAGVLWRFPGAAWSSAGPENGEPHAFTAVDEDTYLAAFGTDIARTDDGGSTWLVVSGSAR